One Williamwhitmania sp. genomic window carries:
- a CDS encoding DUF1987 domain-containing protein, which produces MEPLRIQSAIDTPEVYFDPKTLLFAISGISHPENAKEFYTRVLVWLDEFFEQNQTSNLGVVTAELSFRYINSSSYKYLREILRKLTVFQKKGFQIEVVWKYQKDDDDLLEEGQVLLGLPDIKLSHRFEAVEG; this is translated from the coding sequence TTGGAACCACTTAGGATACAAAGCGCCATAGATACTCCAGAGGTTTACTTTGACCCCAAGACTCTTCTTTTCGCCATTTCAGGCATTTCGCATCCTGAAAATGCTAAGGAATTCTATACCCGCGTTTTGGTTTGGCTTGATGAGTTTTTTGAACAAAACCAAACCAGCAACTTAGGGGTTGTTACAGCAGAGCTGTCGTTTCGGTATATCAACTCCTCATCATACAAATATCTTCGAGAGATACTTCGAAAGCTTACCGTTTTTCAAAAAAAGGGATTCCAAATTGAGGTTGTGTGGAAGTATCAAAAGGACGATGATGACTTGCTGGAAGAGGGTCAAGTTCTTCTTGGGCTACCCGACATAAAACTTTCACACCGATTCGAGGCCGTTGAGGGCTAG
- a CDS encoding PatB family C-S lyase codes for MLQEFDELIPRENTACVKYDLREKTFGNSAVTPLWVADMDFATPIFIREAIAERLTHPIFGYTFLSEEAKNAVVGWVKRQHGWDIKPEWITLCPGIVPAINVAILAFTNQGQKVAIQPPVYTPFFAAINDHRRTLVENPLIANSDGYYQMNFDHLESLFASGVKMLILSNPHNPVGRVFTKAELTTLAEMAMQHGATIISDEIHSDITMPPHRHTPLAAVNEGIAQQSITFIAPSKTFNLAGLSTGLAIIPNSDLRKKFGATLSALHIGMGNIFGITAMQSAYTHGDEWVKSLNSYLYGNLALVKQMLHDSQLPISANIPEGTYLSWVDFRGLKIAQEKLIQLLIQEANVGLSDGTIYGTQGAGFMRLNAACPRATLSDSLSRIVSAIKTRL; via the coding sequence ATGCTACAAGAGTTTGATGAGCTTATCCCTCGTGAGAATACCGCATGTGTTAAGTACGACCTAAGGGAAAAGACATTCGGAAATTCGGCAGTTACCCCCCTCTGGGTTGCCGACATGGATTTTGCAACACCAATATTTATTCGGGAAGCCATTGCAGAACGGTTAACCCATCCCATTTTCGGTTATACCTTTCTTTCGGAGGAGGCAAAAAATGCCGTTGTAGGCTGGGTTAAGCGGCAGCACGGATGGGACATTAAACCCGAGTGGATAACGCTTTGTCCCGGTATTGTTCCAGCAATTAATGTAGCCATATTGGCATTTACCAACCAAGGCCAAAAGGTAGCAATTCAACCTCCTGTTTATACACCATTTTTTGCGGCAATCAACGACCATCGTCGAACCTTGGTTGAGAACCCGCTCATTGCTAACAGCGACGGATACTACCAAATGAATTTTGACCACCTGGAATCGCTGTTTGCTTCTGGAGTTAAGATGCTCATTCTCTCGAACCCCCACAATCCGGTAGGTCGAGTTTTTACCAAGGCAGAGCTAACCACCTTGGCAGAGATGGCTATGCAACATGGAGCAACCATTATCTCCGACGAAATTCATTCGGATATTACCATGCCACCTCATCGGCATACGCCTCTGGCAGCAGTAAATGAAGGTATTGCTCAGCAAAGCATCACCTTTATTGCTCCAAGCAAAACTTTTAACCTTGCTGGGTTATCCACGGGGTTGGCCATAATTCCGAACAGTGATCTACGCAAAAAATTTGGCGCCACGCTCAGCGCCCTTCACATTGGCATGGGGAATATATTCGGGATAACTGCCATGCAATCCGCATACACCCATGGCGACGAATGGGTAAAGAGTTTAAACAGCTACCTTTATGGTAATCTTGCGCTGGTAAAACAGATGCTCCACGACAGCCAGCTCCCCATATCGGCCAATATTCCGGAGGGAACCTACCTCTCCTGGGTTGATTTTCGGGGGCTAAAGATCGCCCAAGAAAAGTTGATACAACTATTAATACAGGAAGCCAACGTTGGATTAAGCGACGGAACCATTTATGGCACACAAGGTGCTGGA